The proteins below are encoded in one region of Chrysemys picta bellii isolate R12L10 chromosome 4, ASM1138683v2, whole genome shotgun sequence:
- the LOC135983463 gene encoding olfactory receptor 5AR1-like, whose protein sequence is MEKGNHSEATEFILSGLTDRPELQVPLFVLFLLIYGITLVGNGGMILLITIDPRLHTPMYFFLSNLSFCDLCYSSIISPKMLLNFLAEKKSISYTACTVQMYLFVSFADVECLLLAVMAYDRYVAICKPLLYTFTMSRQLCKGLVAGVYAVGVVDSMIHMFCTLRLSFCSSNIINHFFCDIPQLLVLSCSDTRINEIVMFAFIGCIVVSSFVTVLLSYVYIISTILQIRSAEGRHKAFSTCTFHLIAVVLFYGIQLFMYLRPTSSYSMDTDKVASVFYTLVIPMLNPLIYSLRNTEVKNALRKAVNKLLTNS, encoded by the coding sequence ATGGAAAAGGGAAATCACTCGGAAGCGACTGAGTTCATTCTCTCAGGACTGACAGATCGTCCGGAGCTGCAGGTTCCCCTGTTTGTGCTGTTCCTACTGATTTATGgtatcaccctggtggggaatggggggatgaTCTTGTTAATAACGATAGATCCCCGActgcacacccccatgtactttttcctcagtaatttgtctttctgtgacctctgctaTTCCTCGATAATTTCCCCTAAGATGTTGCTGAATTTCTTAGCTGAGAAGAAAAGCATTTCTTACACTGCCTGCACTGTGCAAATGTATCTCTTTGTCTCTTTTGCAGATGTTGAGTGCCTGTTGCTGGCTGTGATGGCATATGACCgttatgtggccatctgtaaGCCACTGCTCTACACGTTCACCATGTCCAGGCAGCTTTGTAAAGGGCTGGTGGCTGGGGTATATGCTGTGGGCGTGGTAGATTCAATGATACACATGTTTTGTACACTTCGTTTGTCATTCTGTAGctccaacatcatcaatcatttcttctgtgacatcccccaATTGCTGGTGCTTTCCTGCTCTGACACCCGCATCAATGAGATTGTGATGTTTGCCTTCATTGGCTGTATTGTAGTGAGCAGCTTTGTGACTGTCCTCCTCTCCTATGTCtatatcatctccaccatcctgcagATCCGCTCTGCCGAGGGTCGacacaaagccttctccacctgcactttCCACTTGATCGCTGTGGTCCTGTTTTATGGCATCCAACTTTTCATGTATTTACGTCCCACCTCCAGCTATTCCATGGACACAGATAAAGTGGCCTCAGTGTTTTACACGCTGGTGATCCCCATGTTGAATCCCCTCAtttacagcctgaggaacacggAGGTGAAGAACGCCCTGAGGAAAGCAGTGAATAAACTCCTAACCAATTCCTGA